In the Magnetospirillum sp. WYHS-4 genome, one interval contains:
- the nagZ gene encoding beta-N-acetylhexosaminidase has protein sequence MGRPLSLVAGCSGPALTEAERRFFRGADPLGFILFRHNCETPTQVRALIDDLRDAVGRADAPVLIDQEGGRVARLRAPQWWEAPPAAAFARLADTDPDSAREAAFLSARLLAHEMHALGITVDCAPVLDIPQPGADPIIGDRAYGTTPERVAALGRAACEGFLAGGVLPVIKHIPGHGRAEADSHKELPVVRAARAELERLDFAPFKALADMPWAMTAHVVYTALDATEPATTSRRVVDGVIRGELGFKGLLISDDLAMEALQGTLPDRARRVIAGGCDVVLDCNTERKPLAAVAEVAAVCPPLSDAAQARLAYAESFRRPPEPFDVDAGKSRLAALLGTIDRNP, from the coding sequence GTGGGCCGCCCCCTGTCCCTGGTGGCCGGCTGTTCCGGTCCCGCCCTGACCGAGGCCGAGCGCCGCTTCTTCCGCGGCGCCGATCCCCTGGGCTTCATTCTGTTCCGCCACAACTGCGAAACCCCGACCCAGGTGCGCGCTCTCATCGACGATCTGCGGGACGCCGTGGGCCGCGCCGATGCGCCGGTCCTCATCGACCAGGAAGGCGGCCGGGTGGCCAGGCTCAGGGCTCCTCAGTGGTGGGAGGCGCCGCCCGCCGCCGCCTTTGCCCGCCTGGCGGATACGGACCCGGACTCGGCCCGCGAGGCGGCATTCCTTTCCGCCCGCCTGCTGGCCCACGAGATGCACGCCCTGGGCATCACGGTCGATTGCGCCCCGGTACTGGACATCCCGCAGCCGGGCGCCGACCCGATCATCGGCGACCGCGCCTATGGGACGACGCCGGAACGGGTCGCCGCCCTGGGCCGCGCCGCCTGCGAAGGCTTCCTGGCCGGGGGGGTGCTACCCGTCATCAAGCACATTCCCGGCCACGGCCGCGCCGAAGCCGACAGCCACAAGGAACTGCCGGTGGTCAGGGCCGCGCGGGCCGAACTGGAAAGGCTGGACTTCGCCCCCTTCAAGGCCCTGGCGGACATGCCCTGGGCGATGACGGCGCATGTGGTCTATACCGCGCTTGACGCAACCGAGCCCGCGACCACTTCCCGCCGGGTCGTCGATGGAGTGATCCGGGGCGAACTGGGTTTCAAGGGACTGCTGATTTCCGACGACCTGGCCATGGAGGCCCTGCAAGGCACCCTGCCCGACCGGGCCCGGCGGGTGATCGCCGGCGGCTGCGACGTGGTTCTTGACTGCAACACCGAAAGGAAACCCTTGGCTGCCGTCGCGGAAGTGGCCGCCGTCTGTCCACCCCTGTCGGATGCCGCCCAGGCCCGCCTTGCCTACGCCGAGTCCTTTCGCCGCCCGCCCGAGCCCTTCGACGTCGACGCCGGCAAATCCCGCCTGGCGGCCCTGCTGGGGACCATCGATCGGAATCCGTAG
- a CDS encoding SPOR domain-containing protein → PVADPAPVAAPSAPPPPPAPEPQAAAVAAPAPKPVAEPAKGGAYKVQIGALRTRAEAEAEWKKQQKNNADLLSGFGLTVVEVEVAGKGTFYRIRAGGVSSEAAAKDLCTKLTARKLPCLVVKPGN, encoded by the coding sequence GCCCGTCGCCGATCCGGCTCCCGTCGCAGCGCCGTCGGCGCCTCCTCCTCCCCCGGCACCCGAACCCCAGGCGGCCGCCGTAGCGGCACCGGCTCCGAAGCCGGTGGCCGAGCCCGCCAAAGGCGGGGCCTACAAGGTACAGATCGGGGCTTTGCGCACGCGCGCCGAGGCCGAAGCCGAATGGAAGAAGCAGCAGAAGAACAACGCCGATCTCCTGTCCGGATTCGGCCTGACCGTGGTCGAGGTCGAGGTGGCCGGCAAGGGCACCTTCTATCGTATCCGCGCCGGCGGTGTGTCCTCGGAGGCGGCGGCCAAGGATCTTTGCACCAAACTGACCGCACGCAAGCTACCCTGCCTGGTGGTCAAGCCGGGGAACTGA